Genomic window (Longimicrobiaceae bacterium):
CCAGCGAGCGGCCCAGCAGCGCCAGGTCGCCCGTGAAGCACGCGGCCACGAACGCCGCCAGGTTCGCGGACTGCGCCACCAGCACGTGCAGGTCCACCTCGCGCCTCAGCACGGCGCGGGCAGCGCGCGTGTCCAGCCGCAGGTGCGGGTGCACCAGCACGCAGCGCACGGACGGCGGCACCGGCAGCGGCACCACGTCCGGCGGGTCTATGGAGCGCACCAGCACCAGGCCGCCGTGCAGCATGGGCGCCACGTTGTCGCCGTGCGCGGCCCCGCTCGCCACCGCTTCACCCACCAGCGCGTACCGCAGCAGCCCGTCCAGCCCCAGCGGCTCCGGCAGCAGCCGGTTGGCAGCCACGACACCGGCCACCGCGGACGCCGCCGAGCCGCCCATCCCCGAGCCGAGCGGGATGCCCTTGCGGATCTCCACCTCCATCCCGAACGGCAGCGCCAGCTCCTCCGCCATCCGCACCAGCCCCGCCGTGGCCGTGTTCGCCTCCGGCGCCGTGGGCAGCGCGTCGTCCAGCCCCGTCACCGAGACGATGCGCACGCCCGGCTCGTCCGTCCGCCGCACCGTGACCTCGTCGCCCACCGCGTCCACCACGTGGCCCAGCACATCGAACCCCACGCCCACGTTGCCGACGGACGCGGGCGCGAAGGCCGTGGCCCAGCTCCGTCCGCTCACGCGCCCGAGCCCGGCGCCGGACGGTCGCGGTCGGTCAGGTTCACCACGCGGGCGCCGCTGGCGCGCACCAGGTCCGACGGGGAGATGAGGATCTCGTGGCCCCACTGGCCGGTGCCCACGCCCAGCACCTCCTCGTCCATCAGCGCCGCGTCCACGAACGTGCGGAAGCCCGGCGGCTGCCACCCGAACGGCGGCACGGAGCCGACGACGTAGCCGGTCGTCTCCTTCACCGCGTCCAGGCTGGCCATGCGGATGTCCTTGGACCCGATGGCCTTCTTCAGGAACCCGGACACGGCGTTCTGGTCTCCGCCCACCATCACCAGGACGCGCTCGCCGCCGGCGGCCTCGAAGACGAGCGTCTTCACCATCTGCCGCTCGCGGAAGCCCAGCGCGTGCGCCACGTTCGCCGCGCCCTTCTCCGTCTCGGGCGAGAACTCGCGCCGCTCGTACGGGATCGTCAGGCGGTCCAGGTGCTCGTGCGCGGGCAGGTTGATCATTGGCGTTGGGTGTCGGTGTGAAGGTGGGGGGATGCGGGGCGGGTGAATAATCGCCCGGCACAACGGACTGTCGGCGGATGTGCGAGGCCGGCGAGCGCCCCCTCCCGCCCGCTTAGGCTCGCACCCTCCCCCGCAAGCGGGAGAGGGTTGGGGGTTCTCCGCGCGTCGGAAGCTTCGGTGCGAGGGGAAGGGTTCGGGGTTAGTCCGCGAAGGCGGACTTTGCGCCGTTGTTGCCGCGGTTTCAACCGCCTGTCTGCCCGGTTCCATCTACCGAAACCCAGAGCCTGACCGGCGCCGCGCGAGGCGCTAACCAGTATCCCGGCCTGCCTCGCACCGCAAGGAGCAGCGCGGCGTATGCGACCTGGCGTGTGGCGGGGCGCCGAGACTCTGGAGGTATCGCGCGACGGAACGTATGATATGGCCTCCGGCGGGCGCGGCCTGGCCGGACGTTTGCGGAAGCGGCCCCGCCCCAGGCCGCCCGGAGCCTCCCCGAACCTTCCACCATGCCGCACTCCCCCGCCCGCCGCGCATCTCCCGCGCCCGCCATCCTGCCGGGCAGCGACGAGCTGTACCGCCTGCTGGTGGAGCACGTCACCGACTACGCCATCTTCATCACCACGGCAGACGGGCACGTGGCCACGTGGTCCGAGGGCGCGGGCCGCATGACGGGCTACACCGAGGACGAGGCGGTGGGCAGCCACGTCTCCATCCTCTACCCGCCCGAGGACGCCGCGTCCGGCGCCCCCGCCCGCGACCTGGAGATCGCGGCCGAGCGCGGGCGCTGCGACGCCATCGCGTGGCGCGTGTGCAAGGACGGCTCGCGCATCTGGGTCACCGCCGTGATCACCGCGCTGATGGACGCGGACGGACGCGTGATCGGCTACGGGCAGATCCTGCGCGACCTGACCGACCGGCGGCTGGTGGCGCAACAGTACGAGGAGAGCCGCCAGCGCTACCGCTCGCTCTTCGAGCACAACCCGGACGCGATCTTCTCGCTGGACCTGGAGGGCCGCGTCGCCAGCGCCAACCCCGCCACCGCCCAGCTCTCCGGCCACGAGCCCGACGAGCTCACGGGCACGCCGCTCTGGCCGCTGGTGCTGCCGGCAGACCGCGACCGGGCGCGGGAGCTGTTCGCCCTGGCCGCCGCGGGCGAGCCCCAGCACGCCGAGGTCGCCATCGCGCACCGCAGCGGACGCCGCGTGGACCTGAGCGCCACCCTGGTCCCCATCCTCGTGGAGGGCGAGATCCTGGGCGTGTACTGCATCGCCGAGGACGTGACGGAGCGGAAACGGGCTGAGGCCGAGCGCGAGATCTTCGTGCTCCGCGAGCGCATCGCCCGCGCCGAGGCCGAGGCGGCGAACCAGGCCAAGAGCGACTTCCTGGCCGTGGTCTCGCACGAGCTGCGCAGCCCGCTCAACGTGATCACCGGCTTCGCGGACCTGCTCA
Coding sequences:
- a CDS encoding PAS domain S-box protein, whose amino-acid sequence is MPHSPARRASPAPAILPGSDELYRLLVEHVTDYAIFITTADGHVATWSEGAGRMTGYTEDEAVGSHVSILYPPEDAASGAPARDLEIAAERGRCDAIAWRVCKDGSRIWVTAVITALMDADGRVIGYGQILRDLTDRRLVAQQYEESRQRYRSLFEHNPDAIFSLDLEGRVASANPATAQLSGHEPDELTGTPLWPLVLPADRDRARELFALAAAGEPQHAEVAIAHRSGRRVDLSATLVPILVEGEILGVYCIAEDVTERKRAEAEREIFVLRERIARAEAEAANQAKSDFLAVVSHELRSPLNVITGFADLLSDGEAGSLSDVQLRHMGRIQASSRQLLGMIDEVLSYARMESGREGVVRGPVDLAALAREAAAAQRPAARAKGLDVEVEAHGDCTAHTDRAKVAQILANLLSNAVKFTAQGGIRVGVRCDAGASTLTVADTGPGIAADQVEKIWEPFWQAEQPTVRRAGGTGLGLSVARRLASLLGGDVEVDSRPGHGSTFTVRLPALPPSDAH
- a CDS encoding homoserine kinase, coding for MSGRSWATAFAPASVGNVGVGFDVLGHVVDAVGDEVTVRRTDEPGVRIVSVTGLDDALPTAPEANTATAGLVRMAEELALPFGMEVEIRKGIPLGSGMGGSAASAVAGVVAANRLLPEPLGLDGLLRYALVGEAVASGAAHGDNVAPMLHGGLVLVRSIDPPDVVPLPVPPSVRCVLVHPHLRLDTRAARAVLRREVDLHVLVAQSANLAAFVAACFTGDLALLGRSL
- a CDS encoding YbaK/EbsC family protein gives rise to the protein MINLPAHEHLDRLTIPYERREFSPETEKGAANVAHALGFRERQMVKTLVFEAAGGERVLVMVGGDQNAVSGFLKKAIGSKDIRMASLDAVKETTGYVVGSVPPFGWQPPGFRTFVDAALMDEEVLGVGTGQWGHEILISPSDLVRASGARVVNLTDRDRPAPGSGA